The Methanobrevibacter oralis genomic sequence GACACTTAGCTAGAACCGGTATTTTGCCTGAAAGTGCTGCACTTGAGGATATTTTAGATTTAAATGTTGAAGATATCTTAAGAAGAAGATTACAAACTATTGTATATAAAAAAGGTTTAGCTCGTACTCCTAAAGAAGCTAGAATGTTTGTTGTACATGGTCACATAACTTTAAATGGTAAAAAGATTAATTCACCAAGTTATGTAGTATTAAGAGGTCAAGAAGACGAAATTGGTTTCTACCGTTCTTCACCTGTAGCTAAACAAATTGAAGAGTACAACAAAGCTAATACAGAAGAATAAAGGGTGTAATTATGGCAAAAGATGAAAAATGGGGTATAGCTAATATTTACTCATCATTCAACAACACTATTATTACTGTAACAGATATTACTGGTGCTGAGACTATTTCTCAATGGTCTGGTGGAAAAGTTGTTCGTGCTGACAGACAACAGGCTTCACCATTTGCAGCTATGGCTGCTGCAACTAGAATAGCTGACGATGCTAAAGAAAAAGGATTCATTGGATTACATATTAAAGTAAGAGCTCCTGGTGGAAATGGGCCTAGAAGCCCTGGACCTGGTGCACAAGCTACTATTCGTGCTTTAGCAAGAGCTGGAATTAAAATAGGTAAAATTGAAGATATTACTCCTATTCCTCACGACGGTACTGGAAGACCTGGTGGTAAAAGAGGAAGAAGAGTCTAAGAAGGGTTTAATATGGAGATAGAAATTAAAAGCAAAACTGATGATGAAATGGTTTTCATTGTCCGCGATGCAGAAGTGCCTTTTATCAATGCTATTAGAAGATGTGCCATAGTAAATGTTTCTAAATTAGCTATTGAAGATGTGAATATTATTAGAAATGATTCTGCAATGTTTAATGAGGTACTTGCACATAGACTTGGTTTAACTCCTTTAGTTTCTAATATTAATGCAATTGGAGGATTACCTTTGCCTGAAGATGATGACTATGAAGATCATCCAGGTGTTATGTTTTCTTTACAAGAAGAAGGGCCTAAAGTAGTTTACTCTAAGGATTTAATATCTTCAGACTCAATTATTAAACCAGTATATGATACAATTCCTCTTGTAAAACTTAATGAAGGGGAAAAAATTAATATTGAAGCTAGTGCAAAATTAGGTTATGGAAAAGAGCATGCTAAATGGATACCAACCACAGTTTGTGCTTATAAACAGTATCCTGAAATTACTTTTAATGATGATGTGGACATTGACTATGATTGTGCTTTGGCATGTCCTAGAGGTGTTTTAAAATCAGATAGAAGATCTAAAAAGATTAAAATTTTAGATATTGAAAATTGTAGCATGTGTAAAAGTTGTGTTAGAGCTTCTGCTAATGGATATATTAATGTAGGGTATCATAAGAATGATTTCATATTTAGAATTGAAACTGATGGATCAATGTCTCCTAAAGAAGTTTTATTAAAAGCTTGTGAAGAATTAGGGAATAAAACAGATAAATTTATCAGATTTAGTGAAGAAGGAGGAAGTAAATAATGGTTAAGAAAATTAACAAAACAAATCCTAACCTTATTGAACTTATTAACAAACTTAATAAACAATCAAAAAGTGAAAATGCAGCTATTTGGAAAGATGTTGCTAATAGGCTTTCAAGGTCCAACAGAAGAACCGCAGAAGTAAATTTATCTGATATTAACAGATATGCTGAAGCTGGTGAAACTGTTTTAGTACCTGGTAAAGTTTTATCTAATGGTGATTTAACAGAAAAAGTTGATGTTGTAGCATTTAAATTCTCAACTAAAGCACAAGAGAAAATTGAAAGTGCTGGTGGAGAATGCATCTCAATTGATGAAGTACTTGAAGCTAATCCTAAAGGAAGCAACATTAGAATCATGGAATAAATAGGGATGTGTGTTATGATGATTATTAATGGAGAAGGATGCGTTTTAGGAAGATTAGCTAGTGTAACTAGTAAAAATCTTTTAGAAGGCGAAGAAGTTGTAATTCTTAATGCTGAAAAGATTATGTTAACTGGAAACAGGGATTGGGCTTATGCTAAATATAAACAAAGAGTGGACAGGGCTAGTATCTCTAACCCTCGTGATTTAGGTCCTAAATATCCTAGAAGACCAGATGATATATTTAGAAGAACTGTAAGAGGAATGTTACCTTATAGAAAATCTAAAGGTAAAACCGCATACAAAGGCTTAAAAGCATTTGTTGGAGTTCCAGCAGAATATGCTGATGTTGAATTTGATAAAATTCCTGAAGCTGAATACAAAAATATTAAAAAAGGTGTTGAGTTAGGAGAAATCTCTAAACTTTTAGGAGCTACCTTTTAGATAAATGGATGTGTGATTATGGTTAAAGTTATTCATACAAGTGGAAAACGTAAAACAGCTATTGCAAGAGGTACTGTTAAAGAAGGAACTGGTAAAGTTAGAATTAATAGAGTTCCTTTAGAACTTTACTCTCCAGAGCTTGCTAACTTAAAATTACAAGAACCATTGACTATTGCTGGTGATTTAGCTAATGAAGTGGATATTAATATTCATGTTGTTGGTGGAGGAGTAATGGGTCAAGCTGAAGCTGCACGTATGGTTATTGCTAAGGGGCTTGTACAATGGTCACAAGATATGGATTTGAAGGAAAAATTCATTCATTACGACAGAACTATGTTAGTAGGTGACCCAAGACGTTCTGAACCTAAAAAATATGGTGGTCCTGGAGCAAGAGCACGTAAACAAAAAAGTTACAGATAGATACTTCTGTAATTTTAAATTTTATTTAAATTAAAAAAGATGATATAAATGATTCCTATTAGATGCTTAAGTTGTGGAAAACCAGTATCTGCATATTTTGATGAATATAACAAAAGAGTGGCAGCTGGTGAAAAGTCAAAAGATGTCTTAGATGACTTAGGTTTAACTAGATATTGTTGTAGAAGAATGTTAATTTCTCATGTTGAAACATGGGAATAGATCTTGTAATTGGGAGAAATTTATTATTATAATATTTAATCTTGGTAAAATATATGCCTAATGGAAGTAATATTCATGAATACAAAAAATTTAACAAGGTTTGAAAGAGCTAGACTCATTGGAGCTAGAGCAATTCAAATATCTATGGGGGCTAAACCATTAATTGAATTAGATGCTTCTTTAGATCCGATTGATATAGCTTACGAAGAGTTTGAAGCTGGAGTTTTACCATTAGATGTTATTAGAAATGAATAGATTTTATCTATTTTTTCTATTAATTTATTTAAAAAAAATAAAAAATACCAACATAACTCTATAAAGAAACTTACTGATTTTTTAAAGAGTATAGATTATATGGTAATAAATTAAATGACACTGAGGTGTTTTTTTTGGATAGTATAATTGAAGATGTCCAAGTTCGTAAAATTTTGGACAGTAGAGGAAATCCAACTGTAGAAGTAGATGTAATTACTTGGAACGGTTTTGGTAGAGCTGCTGCACCAAGTGGAGCAAGTACTGGTTCAAGAGAAGTAGTTTCTTTTCCTGAAGGTGGAGTAGATGTAATAGTAAGTGAAGTTGAAGAAGTACTAGCTTGTGAACTCATTGGTATGGATGCTGAAGATATTGCTACTATTGATGAAGTTTTAAGAGAAGTAGATGGAACAGATAATTTATCAGCTATTGGTGGTAATACTACTGTAGCAGTTTCCATGGCTGTAGCTAAAGCAGCTGCCGCCTCTTATAATATGCCTTTATACAAATATCTTGGAGGTAATTTAGTAAATGAGATGCCATTCCCATTAGGAAATATGATGAATGGCGGGGCTCATGCAGGTATTAATGCACCTGATATTCAAGAGTTTTTAGTTGTTCCTATTGGAGCAAATAATATTGTTGAAGGTATTTTTGCTAATGCAGCAATCCATAAAAAATTAAAAGAATTAATCCAAACCAAAGACTCTAATTTCACTGGTGGAAAAGGAGACGAAGGCGGATGGATTCCAAATATCACAAATGATATTGCACTTGAAATTCAAGCTCAAGCATGTGAGGAAGTGGGTGATGAATTAGGTATTGAAATTAGACCAGCTTTAGACATGGCTGCTTCTGAATTTTGGAGGGATGATGAAGAAAAATATGTTTATGGTCAAGATGGTATTAAGAGAGATACAGGTGATCAGTTAGAATTTGTGAAAGACATTATTGAAACTTATAACATGTTCTATGTAGAAGATCCATTTGATGAATCTGATTTTGATGGTTTCTCACAATTAACCTCAAAAGTTAAAGATGACTGTCTTATTTGTGGTGATGATTTATTCGTAACTAATAAAGAAATATTAGCTAAAGGTATTAAGATGAATGCAGCTAATGCAATTATCATTAAACCTAATCAAATTGGTTCTTTATCTGAAACTTATGCTACTGTAAAATTAGCTAAAGAAAATGATATTGTGCCTGTTGTTTCACATAGATCTGGTGAAACTACTGATGATACTATTGCACATTTAGCTGTTGCATTTGGTTCTCCTATGATTAAAACAGGAGCTATTGGCGGGGAAAGAATAGCTAAATTAAATGAATTAGTACGTATTGAGGAAGAACTTCCAAATCCAAAGATGAATGTATTCTAAATTTTGTGAGGGGATTGTAATGGCAAAAGTTATCATTGAATATGATAAATGTGATGGTGCAGACTGTGCAGAATGTTCTGATGTTTGCCCAATGGAAGTTTTAGTACTTAAAGGGGACAAAATTGAAATTGTTGACCCAGATGAATGTAGTTATTGTGAAGTTTGTATGGATGTTTGTCCAAACGACTGTATACATATTGAAGATGATTTTTAAAAATAAAGATAAATGGTGATTATTATGGCAAATGAACTTTTAATTGATTTAGATAATTATTTAGCAGCAGGTTTACATATCGGAACCCAACAAAAAACAAGCGATATGGAAAAATACATATTCAGAGTAAGATCTGATGGTCTATATGTATTAGATATTCAAAAAACTGATGAAAGGATTAGACATATTGCAAAACTTTTAGCAAAGTATGATCCAGAAGATATTTTAGTAGTAGCTACAAGACAATATGGTCAAGCTCCTGTTAAAAAATTCGGAGAGATTATTGGTGCAAAAACTATTCCAGGTAGATTCATTCCTGGAACTTTAACTAATCCAAATTATGCTAAATTCATCGAACCTAAAATTATTGTTGTAACTGACCCAAGATCTGATGCACAAGCTGTTATCGAATCAAAACAAAATGGTATTCCTGTTGTTGCTTTATGCGATACAGAGAACTTATTAAGTTTTGTTGATATTGCAGTACCTGTAAACAACAAAGGTAGAAAAGCCATTGCTTTAATTTATTGGTTACTTGCAAGACAAATTTTAAGAGAAAGAGGAGAAATTCCTGAAGATGGCGAGTTAGTTTATGATGCAACTGATTTCGAACTTAAATTTTAAGTGGTTTAAATGTTAAGAAAACCTGCTGTGGCTGGAATATTTTATCCAGATAATCCTGAAGATTTAAAAAAATCTGTTGAAGATGCTTTTTTAAGTAAAATGGGCGTTGGTGAAATTCCAATACTCAATGATTTTGATTCTTCAGATTATCCTATAAATATTATGGTTCCTCATGCAGGTTATTATTATTCAGGTGCAGTAGCTTCTCATAGCTACTGTGAAATTGTTAAAATTGGTTTTCCTGAAGTTTTTATTATTTTGAGTCCTAATCACACAGGTTTAGGCAGTGAAATTTCCGTTTTTGATGATGGGCAATGGATTACACCATTAGGTAATCTTGAAGTTGACAATGAATTTGCTGAATCTATTATATCAAATTCAGACACTGCTTCTTCTGATTTTTCTGCTCATATTCGAGAACACAGTATTGAAGTTCAGTTGCCTTTTTTACAATATTTTTCTAATGATTTTAAAATTGTACCTATAACTATGGCTTCTCAGTCTTTTTCAGCTTCAAGTGATTTAGCAAGAGCTATTTATGAAGCAGGTAATAAATTAAATAAATCTTACTGTGTTATTGCAAGTACAGATTTATCTCATTATAATACTCAAGATATGGCTAATAAGTTAGATAATTTTGTATTGGAAGATATTGATAATATGGATGAATTCAAACTCTTTGAGGAAATTATTCAATATAATATTACAATGTGTGGTTATGGTCCAGTTATCACTACTATGTCTCTTTCTAAGATGTCTGGAAAGAATAATTCAGAAATATTGAAATATGGGACCAGTGGGGATGTTTCTGGAGATTTTAGCTCTGTTGTAGGATATGCTTCAGGTATTTTTAAGTAAGGTGTTTTTATGAAAGCTATTGCTTCTGCTCCAGCGAAAACGATTTTATTTGGTGAACATTCAGTTGTTTATGATGAACCTGCTATTGCTGGTGCTGTTAATAAAAGAGCTTATGTTGAAATTACTAAATCAGATAGAGATAAGTCTATTTTAAGATCTTATGATTTAAATTTTGAAGTAGAATTGGATACTAAGCATAAAAAATACATTTTAAAAAAAGGAAAACCAGGTATTATTAGATACATTTTAGAAGCTCTTAATAGAGTTCACGATCACACACCAATTGAGATGACATTATCATCTAGTGTTCCTATTGGTTCTGGTTTAGGTTCTTCTGCAGCTGTTACA encodes the following:
- a CDS encoding 30S ribosomal protein S4, giving the protein MGQPRKSRKKYNTPPHPWNAERIKDENKLMTKYGLKNKKEIWKADTLVRRYSREARYLLGFSQDQMQEEKLELLGHLARTGILPESAALEDILDLNVEDILRRRLQTIVYKKGLARTPKEARMFVVHGHITLNGKKINSPSYVVLRGQEDEIGFYRSSPVAKQIEEYNKANTEE
- a CDS encoding 30S ribosomal protein S11, translating into MAKDEKWGIANIYSSFNNTIITVTDITGAETISQWSGGKVVRADRQQASPFAAMAAATRIADDAKEKGFIGLHIKVRAPGGNGPRSPGPGAQATIRALARAGIKIGKIEDITPIPHDGTGRPGGKRGRRV
- a CDS encoding DNA-directed RNA polymerase subunit D, whose amino-acid sequence is MEIEIKSKTDDEMVFIVRDAEVPFINAIRRCAIVNVSKLAIEDVNIIRNDSAMFNEVLAHRLGLTPLVSNINAIGGLPLPEDDDYEDHPGVMFSLQEEGPKVVYSKDLISSDSIIKPVYDTIPLVKLNEGEKINIEASAKLGYGKEHAKWIPTTVCAYKQYPEITFNDDVDIDYDCALACPRGVLKSDRRSKKIKILDIENCSMCKSCVRASANGYINVGYHKNDFIFRIETDGSMSPKEVLLKACEELGNKTDKFIRFSEEGGSK
- a CDS encoding 50S ribosomal protein L18e, with the translated sequence MVKKINKTNPNLIELINKLNKQSKSENAAIWKDVANRLSRSNRRTAEVNLSDINRYAEAGETVLVPGKVLSNGDLTEKVDVVAFKFSTKAQEKIESAGGECISIDEVLEANPKGSNIRIME
- a CDS encoding 50S ribosomal protein L13; protein product: MIINGEGCVLGRLASVTSKNLLEGEEVVILNAEKIMLTGNRDWAYAKYKQRVDRASISNPRDLGPKYPRRPDDIFRRTVRGMLPYRKSKGKTAYKGLKAFVGVPAEYADVEFDKIPEAEYKNIKKGVELGEISKLLGATF
- a CDS encoding 30S ribosomal protein S9 encodes the protein MVKVIHTSGKRKTAIARGTVKEGTGKVRINRVPLELYSPELANLKLQEPLTIAGDLANEVDINIHVVGGGVMGQAEAARMVIAKGLVQWSQDMDLKEKFIHYDRTMLVGDPRRSEPKKYGGPGARARKQKSYR
- a CDS encoding DNA-directed RNA polymerase subunit N; this encodes MIPIRCLSCGKPVSAYFDEYNKRVAAGEKSKDVLDDLGLTRYCCRRMLISHVETWE
- a CDS encoding DNA-directed RNA polymerase subunit K, coding for MEVIFMNTKNLTRFERARLIGARAIQISMGAKPLIELDASLDPIDIAYEEFEAGVLPLDVIRNE
- the eno gene encoding phosphopyruvate hydratase encodes the protein MDSIIEDVQVRKILDSRGNPTVEVDVITWNGFGRAAAPSGASTGSREVVSFPEGGVDVIVSEVEEVLACELIGMDAEDIATIDEVLREVDGTDNLSAIGGNTTVAVSMAVAKAAAASYNMPLYKYLGGNLVNEMPFPLGNMMNGGAHAGINAPDIQEFLVVPIGANNIVEGIFANAAIHKKLKELIQTKDSNFTGGKGDEGGWIPNITNDIALEIQAQACEEVGDELGIEIRPALDMAASEFWRDDEEKYVYGQDGIKRDTGDQLEFVKDIIETYNMFYVEDPFDESDFDGFSQLTSKVKDDCLICGDDLFVTNKEILAKGIKMNAANAIIIKPNQIGSLSETYATVKLAKENDIVPVVSHRSGETTDDTIAHLAVAFGSPMIKTGAIGGERIAKLNELVRIEEELPNPKMNVF
- a CDS encoding 4Fe-4S dicluster domain-containing protein, which codes for MAKVIIEYDKCDGADCAECSDVCPMEVLVLKGDKIEIVDPDECSYCEVCMDVCPNDCIHIEDDF
- the rpsB gene encoding 30S ribosomal protein S2, producing MANELLIDLDNYLAAGLHIGTQQKTSDMEKYIFRVRSDGLYVLDIQKTDERIRHIAKLLAKYDPEDILVVATRQYGQAPVKKFGEIIGAKTIPGRFIPGTLTNPNYAKFIEPKIIVVTDPRSDAQAVIESKQNGIPVVALCDTENLLSFVDIAVPVNNKGRKAIALIYWLLARQILRERGEIPEDGELVYDATDFELKF
- the amrB gene encoding AmmeMemoRadiSam system protein B, which encodes MLRKPAVAGIFYPDNPEDLKKSVEDAFLSKMGVGEIPILNDFDSSDYPINIMVPHAGYYYSGAVASHSYCEIVKIGFPEVFIILSPNHTGLGSEISVFDDGQWITPLGNLEVDNEFAESIISNSDTASSDFSAHIREHSIEVQLPFLQYFSNDFKIVPITMASQSFSASSDLARAIYEAGNKLNKSYCVIASTDLSHYNTQDMANKLDNFVLEDIDNMDEFKLFEEIIQYNITMCGYGPVITTMSLSKMSGKNNSEILKYGTSGDVSGDFSSVVGYASGIFK